In one window of Synchiropus splendidus isolate RoL2022-P1 chromosome 15, RoL_Sspl_1.0, whole genome shotgun sequence DNA:
- the LOC128771741 gene encoding titin homolog isoform X11, whose protein sequence is MATMTTEASAVSEADTEGKQKASSAEPEPENEQNPEAAASEPEGEPSNKEVPAPPTKPITVDAATSPDEDLKPRTRTSAGKGLSRLFSNFLKRRSQCSEGEGFEVEKAKEEKADKEDIGEKSEEEKETVKGEEEEKDKPEEAQSEEKDKNEEHVDKKEEIKKTEEKLEKKGSKKKKKEAKKKADEKGTDKVKSSEEKKEEEVKKEEGETEKVEEVDEKGEESSETKEEEKKTSEAKDKGAVAAKEEEKVDKKLVKKKEKEEKVKKKEEEKAKKKAEEEEKLRKKEEEKEKKKEEEKAREAEKLKKKEEEKTKKKEEEEKAKEEKKKKEEEKLKESKRKEEEKLKETKKKEEEKSKEAKKREEEKSKEAKKREEEKSKEAKKKEEEKSKETKKKEEEKSKEAKKKEEEKSKETKKKEEEKDTDPKKKEEKATEAKKKEEKGTDSKKEEKVTDSKKKEEKGGVEKKKEPEKTEEKQKSGKKKDKGKNKGKKEEKQSKGSSEEQVKAPIAAPEPELKTEPETDQVPDQQSTSSADAHAAPGEQKEAADKKDSDAIEEVKEEESEKKEDESEEQEEEADTKESSEEKTKKPAKEKTEKKVEDKGSKKLKTMQCKVTLLDDAVYECELDKHAKGQELFIKVCDHLNLLEKDYFSLAHWETPTSKTWLDPTKEIRKQVPGAVYDLTFNIKFYPPDPSQLTEDLTRYYLCLQLRKDIMLGVLPCSFVTLSLLGSYTAQSELGEYDPEVHGPDYVKELSLAPGQSKELEDKVMELHRTYRSMSPAQADLLFLENAKKLAMYGVDLHQAKDLDGVDITLGVCSSGLMVYKDKLRINRFPWPKVLKISYKRSSFFIKIRPSEQEQYESTIGFKLPNYKASKKLWKVCVEHHTFFRVSTIEPPSSRRFLVLGSKFRYSGRTQAQTRQASSMIDRPAPRFTRSASKRLSRNLDGEETLHLLQQLEGPRRCEVDDWAQILGLDKPQAFFDSPARRTQAYVLQGDERQSFQSESWQGTGSLILTQAGSQPWLLTKEEWPSLLQRLPPFRFVPHFSLAKQPVDSTSASLSSVDRLLQPSLQQQDDWLGYFDNKAPSGDTPPEEGLMAEEQEESRQQLIDRLQETVLLVDALTEQEELERSLREVKDLEERLQGMDQLAERIQDIIEQELGKEEIAKWREKDNEGLIQAPDKDEAVTQTVVTKSSVAADEEEEPIKQAFLIDPLLEDALVAQAKKKSAVEEKDVLMADNLRDRRYHVEQEKVEEEAKVEKEIVMDDIFRDKQRQAEEEWQDQVKKSGLSDVSGSSVIDQSVMAKRVEEVDELEEQIKLVFLKDLLVEDEPKEREAMKDTSVEEKELVKDVILKDKLRQIEEEANTEKQVLMEEKDKYESVTVERVVLMVDDLRDKLGQVDQESERMVNPMVERRVVMYDSLTDKGRQMEEGKTESIVPKTEDLMGDGLRDELQLVEGEKFKEEGITVERVVLMGDILTDKPGLMFDGLTDEVSPREEGKMASNTEEKVQEELEKSGLSGVGATSLTYQSMMKRKVTIVDEKISSLEDYDIVELSGVMSEEDLGNLAQIWVRTEMTQQRNEEVSVAVKSEYPLQLGQQDEWFVLFDRTPYQAIDWPIVTSVRPAEVEEKQYTVSAYAKSTVKEEQSVTVVNILGTDEIQSMPKNVLSQANMDGSDDWHVLLDTVARDTSYVQPVAWGGREQKTQSVKTATEKASKQVVTEEIKGDHPRWLPQAPVEERDDDWFLLLAVVPKVTFDVEPVTSRERYQMDTGSIVAATGSTVEKQIREVVFEEREITDNPLRWLPSIPRPPVEQREDDWFKLLDYMARETRYIAPVKSVTFDEVVTIIKAVERKEEKEIDVKERVAVYQQQAIALPQSVLTTADDWFLLLAVPPHKPLFVPPASIATQVFPQEESVSSVAESEIVLVQEGDAKPSKTVIKTTQEQDVETRELASIAPVFSKTLLNPVEEVLSREFLLSDRGQPSKPVTVRDDDWFLLFDVRQDEAVEKPSVSSARIPPGIRMTAEVDVTTAEAEKWTKIITVNGWQDEACRPEAKAQSISGRSEGKDDDWSLMFDASREPVFLPAVFSPVVYNIKSKQKSTIQEVRPPLKAMEKREVQPRRLSDDWFVLLDVAGKMPAFPAQARTSEMRELKVRTQQSIVIKDQVQMPSRHSVRQVEDDWFTVLDVAQEQSVSVPVPVLLPTQAKVSDAKSWTPMIRPEFERMIVEERQPFKHTHVHADWFVLLDVAPKESVAVTQRGTRPVSAPVFSQAALIEAGIPMAPLEQPQTSTPIKTVIKEEQTLEETVEGVESSKTEVKSAACREQIEVMSAINGDHQSEVTTTDVVRMRKKRAKKIEGDSIYVRHSLLMLEEFDKPQEDLLRHHASISELKRNFMESMPESKPSEWDKRLSTHSPFRTLGVNGQPLPSADGPPLVETQTVTITAVSNSSSSVISTTEVPIVSTQTVTYESSKVKGEGSEEDKDCSSVSTSVTSETTSGTSVTTTTTHISKVVRSGSSETRVEKRIVITADSEMDQEKEKDSGASAL, encoded by the exons A TGGCAACCATGACAACAGAGGCGAGTGCGGTGAGCGAGGCAGACACTGAAGGCAAGCAGAAGGCGAGCAGTGCTGAACCTGAACCTGAGAACGAGCAGAATCCAGAGGCGGCCGCATCTGAGCCAGAGGGCGAGCCGTCCAACAAGGAAGTCCCAGCACCGCCCACTAAACCAATAACTGTCGATGCAGCAACCTCTCCAGATGAGGATCTTAAGCCCAGGACCCGCACATCGGCAGGAAAGGGCCTATCACGTCTCTTCTCCAATTTTCTGAAGCGCCGTTCCCAGTGCTCGGAAGGAGAAGGATTTGAGGTGGAGAAAGCCAAGGAGGAGAAGGCAGACAAAGAAGACATAGGggaaaaatcagaagaagaaaaggagactgtgaaaggggaggaggaggagaaagataAACCAGAGGAAGCACAGTCTGAGGAGAAAGACAAGAATGAAGAACATGTAGATAAGaaagaggaaataaagaaaacagaagaaaaacttgAGAAAAAAGGcagcaagaagaaaaagaaagaagctaAGAAAAAAGCTGATGAAAAAGGGACAGATAAAGTGAAGTCCTCCgaggagaaaaaagaagaagaggtgaAAAAAGAGGAAGGGGAAACGGAAAAGGTGGAAGAAGTTGACGAAAAAGGTGAAGAAAGTTCAGAgacaaaagaggaagaaaagaaaaccagTGAAGCAAAAGATAAGGGGGCAGTTGCTgcaaaagaggaagaaaaagttGACAAGAAGCtggtgaagaaaaaagaaaaagaggaaaaggtaaagaagaaggaagaggagaaggctaaaaagaaagcagaagaggaagaaaaactaagaaagaaggaagaggaaaaggaaaagaagaaagaagaggaaaaagcaCGAGAGGCAGAAAAGCttaagaagaaagaggaggaaaagactaaaaagaaggaagaggaagaaaaggcaaaagaggaaaagaaaaagaaagaagaggagaaatTAAAGGAGTCAAAAaggaaagaagaggagaaattaaaagagacaaagaagaaagaagaggagaaatCAAAGGAAGcaaaaaagagagaagaggagaaatcAAAGGAAGcaaaaaagagagaagaggagaaatcaaaggaagcaaaaaagaaagaagaggagaaatcaaaggaaacaaaaaagaaagaagaggagaaatcaaaggaggcaaagaagaaagaagaggagaaatcaaaggaaacaaaaaagaaggaagaggaaaagGACACTGATCcaaaaaagaaagaggagaaaGCAACTGAGgcaaaaaagaaagaggaaaagggAACTGATTcgaaaaaggaggaaaaagtaACCGATTcaaagaagaaggaagaaaagggtggggtggaaaaaaagaaggagccagagaagacagaagaaaaacagaagagtggaaagaaaaaagataaaggaaagaacaaaggaaaaaaagaggaaaagcaATCAAAGGGTTCTAGTGAGGAGCAAGTGAAAGCGCCAATAGCTGCTCCTGAGCCAGAGttgaaaacagaaccagaaaCCGACCAGGTTCCTGATCAGCAGTCAACAAGCAGCGCTGACGCACAC GCGGCTCCAGGGGAGCAGAAAGAAGCTGCAGACAAGAAGGATTCTGACGCCATTGAAGAAGTAAAGGAAGAGGAGTCGGAGAAAAAAGAAGACGAGTCTgaagaacaggaggaggaggcagacacGAAGGAGTCCTCTGAGGAGAAAACTAAAAAGCCTGCTAAGGAGAAGActgagaagaaggtggaggacaaAGGCTCCAAGAAGTTGAAAACCATGCAGTGCAAAGTCACTTTGCTGGATGACGCGGTGTACGAGTGCGAGCTGGAT AAACATGCGAAAGGCCAGGAGCTCTTCATTAAAGTGTGCGACCATCTCAACCTGCTGGAGAAGGACTACTTCAGCCTTGCTCACTGGGAAACACCGACCAGCAAG ACATGGCTGGATCCCACCAAAGAGATCCGGAAACAGGTTCCTGGTGCTGTCTACGATCTTACGTTCAACATAAAGTTCTACCCTCCAGATCCTTCTCAGCTCACGGAGGACCTCACCAG GTACTATCTGTGTCTCCAGCTGCGGAAGGACATCATGCTCGGAGTCCTTCCTTGTTCCTTTGTCACGCTGTCCCTCCTGGGCTCCTACACGGCACAGTCAGAGCTTGGCGAGTACGACCCAGAAGTCCATGGCCCAGACTATGTGAAGGAACTCAGTCTGGCACCAGGGCAGAGCAAGGAACTGGAGGACAAGGTGATGGAGCTGCATCGCACCTATAG GTCGATGAGTCCTGCCCAGGCCGACTTGCTGTTTTTGGAAAACGCCAAGAAACTTGCCATGTATGGTGTTGACCTGCATCAAGCCAAG GATCTTGACGGGGTAGACATCACACTCGGGGTTTGCTCGAGCGGACTCATGGTTTACAAAGACAAACTGAGAATCAACCGATTCCCTTGGCCTAAGGTCCTCAAGATTTCTTACAAACGCAGCAGCTTCTTCATCAAGATCCGGCCATCTGAG CAAGAGCAGTATGAAAGCACCATTGGTTTCAAACTTCCCAACTACAAAGCCTCCAAGAAGCTGTGGAAAGTTTGTGTCGAGCATCACACGTTCTTCAG GGTTTCAACGATTGAGCCTCCATCATCACGGCGCTTCTTAGTCTTGGGCTCCAAGTTCCGATACAGCGGCCGCACTCAAGCCCAGACTCGCCAGGCCAGCTCCATGATCGACCGACCTGCCCCCAGATTCACCCGCTCGGCTAGCAAGCGCCTGTCCCGTAACCTCGACGGAG AAGAGACACTCCATTTGTTGCAGCAACTTGAGGGACCTCGCAGGTGTGAGGTTGATGACTGGGCCCAGATTTTGGGTTTGGATAAACCACAGGCTTTCTTTGACTCTCCAG CCAGAAGGACGCAGGCTTATGTTCTGCAAGGGGACGAGAGGCAGTCTTTTCAGAGTGAGTCCTGGCAGGGCACTGGCTCTCTGATCCTTACCCAGGCCGGCTCTCAGCCCTGGCTGTTGACAAAAGAAGAGTGGCCTTCCTTGCTCCAGCGACTTCCTCCTTTCCGTTTTGTGCCACATTTCAGTTTAGCGAAGCAACCAG TTGATTCCACTTCGGCAAGTTTGAGCTCAGTGGACAGATTACTGCAACCCTCACTGCAACAGCAGGACGACTGGCTTGGCTACTTCGACAACAAAGCTCCAT CAGGCGACACGCCCCCAGAagaaggtttaatggcagaagaGCAAGAGGAGTCGAGGCAGCAGCTGATCGACAGACTTCAGGAAACTGTGCTTTTGGTGGATGCCTTGACCGAGCAAGAAGAATTGGAAAGGAGTTTGAGGGAAGTGAAGGATCTGGAGGAGAGACTTCAAGGGATGGACCAGCTGGCAGAGAGAATTCAGGATATAATAGAACAGGAATTAGGGAAGGAGGAGATCGCCAAGTGGAGGGAGAAAGATAATGAAGGGTTAATTCAGGCTCCAGATAAGGATGAAGCTGTTACACAAACAGTGGTGACAAAATCCTCTGTGGctgcagatgaggaggaagagccgATAAAGCAAGCGTTTTTAATAGATCCGTTACTGGAGGATGCCCTGGTAGCACAGGCCAAAAAGAAGAGCGCAGTGGAGGAGAAAGATGTTCTGATGGCTGATAACTTGAGGGACAGGCGATATCATGTGGAGCAGGAGAAGGTTGAGGAGGAGGCAAAGGTGGAGAAGGAGATTGTGATGGATGACATCTTCAGAGACAAGCAACGGCAGGCTGAGGAGGAATGGCAAGACCAAGTGAAAAAGAGTGGTTTGTCAGATGTTAGTGGCTCCTCTGTTATTGACCAGTCTGTGATGGCAAAGAGAGTGGAAGAGGTGGATGAGTTAGAAGAGCAGATAAAGCTTGTGTTTTTAAAGGATTTGTTGGTAGAAGATGAACCGAAAGAGAGAGAAGCCATGAAGGATACCAgtgtggaggagaaagaacttgTTAAGGATGTCATCTTAAAAGACAAGTTACGCCAGATTGAGGAGGAGGCCAACACAGAGAAACAAGTTTTGATGGAGGAGAAAGACAAGTATGAGAGTGTCACAGTGGAGAGAGTGGTTCTGATGGTTGATGACTTAAGAGACAAGCTGGGTCAAGTGGACCAGGAAAGCGAAAGGATGGTGAACCCTATGGTGGAGAGAAGGGTTGTAATGTATGATAGCCTGACAGACAAAGGACGTCAGATGGAGGAGGGCAAGACGGAGAGTATCGTGCCAAAAACAGAGGATCTGATGGGTGATGGTTTAAGAGACGAGCTGCAACTGGTTGAGGGGGAGAAATTCAAGGAGGAGGGCATCACTGTGGAGCGAGTGGTTCTGATGGGGGATATCTTAACAGACAAGCCAGGTTTGATGTTTGATGGTTTAACCGATGAAGTAAGTCCGAGGGAGGAGGGCAAGATGGCGAGTAACACTGAGGAAAAGGTTCAAGAGGAACTGGAAAAGAGTGGTCTCTCAGGTGTCGGTGCCACCTCTCTTACCTACCAGTCGATGATGAAAAGGAAAGTTACCATTGTAGATGAAAAGATTTCTTCACTGGAAGATTATGACATTGTTGAGCTGTCCGGggtcatgtctgaggaggatctGGGTAATTTGGCTCAGATCTGGGTCAGGACAGAAATGACTCAGCAGAGAAATGAGGAAGTTTCAGTCGCAGTGAAGTCGGAATATCCATTGCAGCTTGGACAACAAGACGAGTGGTTTGTCCTTTTCGATCGAACTCCTTACCAAGCCATCGACTGGCCAATAG TTACGAGTGTGAGGcctgctgaagtggaggagaaacagTACACTGTGTCAGCGTATGCAAAGTCAACAGTCAAGGAAGAACAGAGTGTAACGGTGGTGAATATTCTTGGGACAGACGAAATCCAGAGCATGCCAAAAAATGTCCTTTCACAGGCTAATATGGACGGATCTGATGACTGGCATGTGTTGCTGGATACTGTTGCCAGAGACACTTCATATGTACAACCAG TTGCGTGGGGTGGCAGAGAACAGAAGACACAAAGTGTCAAAACCGCAACTGAAAAAGCTAGCAAGCAAGTTGTAACTGAAGAGATTAAAGGCGACCACCCACGATGGCTTCCTCAAGCTCCTGTGGAAGAAAGAGATGATGATTGGTTTCTTTTGCTAGCTGTTGTTCCAAAAGTCACGTTTGATGTAGAACCAG TTACCTCAAGAGAAAGGTACCAGATGGACACAGGAAGTATTGTCGCTGCGACTGGCAGCACGGTGGAAAAGCAGATTAGAGAAGTTGTATTTGAAGAGAGGGAGATTACTGACAACCCTCTGAGATGGCTTCCTTCAATCCCCCGGCCACCAGTCGAACAGAGGGAGGATGACTGGTTCAAACTGCTGGATTATATGGCAAGAGAAACGCGTTATATCGCACCAG TGAAGTCTGTGACTTTCGATGAGGTGGTGACCATAATAAAAGCAGTGGAgcggaaagaagaaaaagagattGATGTGAAAGAAAGAGTAGCAGTATATCAGCAGCAGGCCATTGCTCTACCACAGTCTGTTCTCACGACAGCGGATGACTGGTTTTTGCTGCTGGCTGTCCCTCCCCACAAGCCTTTGTTTGTCCCGCCAG CCTCAATTGCAACTCAAGTGTTTCCCCAAGAAGAAAGTGTTTCATCGGTGGCTGAATCTGAGATAGTGTTGGTTCAGGAGGGGGACGCAAAGCCCAGCAAAACTGTGATCAAAACTACCCAAGAACAAGATGTTGAAACAAGAGAGCTAGCTTCCATAGCACCAG TATTCTCAAAAACTCTGCTGAATCCTGTTGAAGAGGTTTTGAGCAGAGAGTTTCTGTTGTCGGACCGAGGACAGCCATCCAAACCGGTGACGGTGAGGGATGATGACTGGTTTCTTCTGTTTGATGTGCGTCAGGACGAAGCTGTGGAGAAACCGTCAG TTTCTTCTGCTAGAATTCCTCCAGGGATAAGGATGACAGCTGAAGTTGATGTGACAACAGCTGAGGCTGAAAAGTGGACAAAGATAATTACTGTGAACGGCTGGCAAGATGAAGCCTGTCGTCCTGAAGCGAAGGCACAGTCTATTTCAGGAAGATCAGAGGGAAAAGATGATGACTGGTCTCTGATGTTCGATGCGTCTCGAGAGCCTGTGTTCCTACCAGCAG TTTTCAGTCCAGTTGTTTACAATATAAAATCCAAGCAGAAGTCTACTATCCAGGAAGTCAGGCCTCCTTTAAAGGcaatggagaaaagagaggtgCAACCAAGAAGGCTCAGTGACGACTGGTTTGTCCTGCTGGATGTTGCTGGTAAAATGCCAG CCTTTCCTGCTCAAGCTAGGACATCTGAAATGAGAGAGTTAAAAGTCAGAACTCAGCAAAGCATTGTTATAAAGGACCAGGTGCAGATGCCATCACGTCATTCTGTGAGACAAGTGGAGGATGATTGGTTTACTGTTCTGGACGTAGCACAGGAGCAATCAG TTTCCGTCCCAGTGCCAGTCCTACTCCCAACGCAGGCGAAAGTGTCTGATGCCAAATCCTGGACTCCCATGATAAGGCCAGAGTTTGAGAGGATGATTGTGGAGGAGCGACAGCCTTTCAAACACACTCATGTGCATGCTGACTGGTTTGTTCTACTAGATGTTGCTCCTAAAGAGTCAG TTGCTGTTACTCAGAGGGGCACCCGTCCTGTCAGCGCTCCAGTCTTCTCACAAGCTGCCCTGATAGAAGCGGGCATCCCCATGGCTCCATTAGAGCAGCCTCAGACATCGACTCCCATCAAGACTGTCATCAAGGAGGAGCAGACTCTGGAGGAAACCGTGGAGGGTGTCGAGTCTTCCAAAACTGAAGTCAAG TCGGCAGCATGCAGGGAACAGATTGAAGTGATGTCTGCCATCAATGGGGACCATCAG TCTGAGGTGACGACCACGGATGTGGTGCGAATGCGAAAG aaAAGAGCTAAGAAAATTGAGGGTGACTCAATTTATGTCAGACATAGCCTTTTAATGTTGGAG GAATTTGATAAGCCTCAAGAGGACCTGCTGCGGCATCATGCCAGCATCAGCGAGCTGAAGCGGAACTTCATGGAGTCCATGCCGGAGTCCAAACCCAGCGAGTGGGACAAGCGCCTGTCCACTCACTCTCCATTCCGCACTCTGGGTGTGAACGGTCAGCCTCTGCCCAGTGCTGATGGG CCCCCTCTGGTGGAGACCCAAACAGTCACCATCACAGCAGTGTCCAACTCCTCTTCCAGTGTCATCTCCACCACAGAGGTCCCTATCGTGTCCACCCAGACCGTCACCTATGAGTCTTCAAAG GTCAAAGGTGAGGGCTCAGAGGAGGACAAGGACTGCTCGAGCGTGTCCACTTCTGTGACGTCTGAGACGACCAGCGGCACATCGGTCACCACCACAACCACACACATCTCGAAG GTGGTGAGAAGCGGCTCTTCTGAGACCCGCGTGGAGAAGAGAATCGTCATCACAGCCGACTCTGAGATGGACCAAGAGAAG GAAAAAGACAGCGGAGCATCTGCGTTGTAA